In Flavobacterium sp. CS20, a single window of DNA contains:
- the gltB gene encoding glutamate synthase large subunit codes for MKNNSLYKPEFEHDACGIGSIVNVDGKQNHKTIADALTMLENMEHRGGTGADPETGDGAGILIQINHNLKKLLLEDANLKGNPEKFLGIGMLFLPKIKSVADKCLDLLEKNARDLNLEILGYRKVPVDSKIPGVGAKPVEPLIKQVFIQAKGDLTEIELERKLFVLRNYTSHYIGNEIKANNKAFYVCSLSCRSLIYKGQLRTNQLRHYYEDLQNPKFKSAFAIVHSRFSTNTFPNWKLAQPFHFIAHNGEINTIRGNVTKMKSKEANFKSKVFSDDELQKLLPVTNPEHSDSANLDAIIEMLVLEGRPLEHVMMMIVPEAWQDNKSIDKERKAFYKYHASLMEPWDGPAALIFTDGKRLCATLDRNGLRPARYCVTSDNRLILSSEAGALPIKSKDIIKKGRLQPGRMILADLNQKKILYDDEIKNNIVKDKPYYQWIINQRIKLRLQPKPQFDRKRLSDKSLLKRQRAYGYTSEELKVILSDMVERATEPIGSMGADTPLAILSKQSQHIANYFKQLFAQVSNPPIDPIRERMVMSLFTRVGESLNILDETELHTKQIHISQPVLTDADIEKFKHLKSKGFDYAFIKAVFQADNQPGRLKQGLDAICLEAEKATLDGKKVLIISDKGIDKNTAPIPSLLATGAIHQHLVRKNLRTQTGLVVESGDTRETHHFATLIGYGASAVNPYLAIRSIENLHDKGKLKSGLSKEKAIENYQKAIGYGLLKILSKMGISILQSYQSAQIFEALGLHSTVIEKCFTGTISRIDGIDFDGLAKEVLVRHRHAFPTHKQTNQKLEVGGVYQWKQRGEKHLFNPETIHLLQHSTRTDDFSLYKKFAHKINDQLKDNLTLRGLFEFKKRTPIPIAEVEPAENIMKRFATGAMSFGSISHEAHSTLAIAMNRIGAKSNSGEGGEDEARFEVKPNGDWERSAIKQVASGRFGVTSYYLANADELQIKMAQGAKPGEGGQSPGHKVDEWIGRVRHSTPGVGLISPPPHHDIYSIEDLAQLIFDLKNANRHARVNVKLVSQAGVGTVAAGVSKANADVVLISGADGGTGASPLTSIRHAGLPWELGLSEAHQTLVKNNLRSRITVQADGQIRTGRDLAIATLLGAEEWGISTATLVVEGCIMMRKCHTNTCPVGVATQNPELRKLFTGNPDHVVNYFKFLAQDLREIMAQLGFRTINDMVGHSEVMKVRKDVPFWKLKDLDLSPILYQEHIPEQIGVYKQIEQDYEMDEVLDWKLLEKAKPVFEDLQPLKAEFDIININRSVGAILSHEVSKKFKAKGLDDDTLHYKFSGSAGQSFGAFLAKGITFEVSSESNDYFGKGLSGGKLIIYPPENSTFKADENILIGNVAFYGATSGEAYINGMAGERFGVRNSGVKAVVEGVGDHACEYMTGGRIVVLGQTGQNFAAGMSGGIAYVLDDDDSFENKCNKGLVGLEQPKDKDFEELKELIKNHYQFTKSEKAKYILDHFENFKLKFIKVIPHDFKRILESKKEKRQEKIVA; via the coding sequence AAGCAAAAGGTGATTTAACTGAAATTGAGTTAGAGCGTAAACTATTTGTCTTAAGAAACTACACATCTCATTATATAGGTAATGAGATTAAAGCCAACAACAAAGCCTTTTACGTTTGTAGTTTGTCTTGTCGCAGTCTTATTTATAAAGGTCAACTCAGAACCAATCAGCTTAGACATTATTATGAAGACTTACAAAATCCCAAATTTAAAAGTGCTTTTGCTATTGTGCATTCTAGATTTTCGACTAATACTTTTCCGAACTGGAAATTGGCTCAACCCTTTCATTTTATAGCCCATAATGGCGAAATCAACACCATCCGTGGCAATGTTACTAAAATGAAATCTAAAGAAGCTAACTTTAAATCTAAAGTCTTTAGCGATGACGAGCTTCAAAAACTATTACCCGTAACCAATCCAGAACATTCAGACTCAGCTAATCTTGACGCCATTATAGAGATGTTAGTGCTTGAAGGCAGACCTCTTGAACATGTCATGATGATGATTGTTCCTGAAGCTTGGCAAGATAATAAGTCAATTGACAAAGAACGAAAAGCCTTTTATAAATATCACGCCTCGCTTATGGAACCTTGGGATGGTCCAGCAGCCTTAATTTTTACAGATGGCAAACGTCTATGTGCTACTTTAGATAGAAACGGGCTTCGTCCTGCACGTTATTGCGTGACATCAGACAATCGATTGATTTTATCCTCAGAAGCTGGTGCTCTACCTATAAAATCAAAAGACATTATTAAAAAAGGGAGACTTCAACCTGGTCGTATGATTTTGGCAGATTTGAATCAAAAAAAGATTTTATATGATGATGAAATTAAAAATAATATTGTAAAAGATAAACCATATTATCAGTGGATCATCAACCAAAGAATAAAACTCAGACTACAACCCAAACCACAATTTGACAGAAAACGGCTTTCTGATAAATCGCTTTTAAAACGTCAACGGGCTTATGGCTATACTTCTGAAGAACTCAAAGTTATTTTATCAGATATGGTCGAACGTGCCACTGAACCAATTGGCTCAATGGGTGCAGATACGCCTTTAGCCATTTTAAGTAAGCAAAGTCAGCACATAGCAAATTATTTTAAACAGCTTTTTGCTCAAGTGAGCAATCCGCCAATTGACCCGATTAGAGAACGTATGGTCATGTCACTTTTTACTCGGGTTGGTGAAAGTTTAAATATTTTAGATGAAACCGAATTACATACCAAGCAAATCCATATTTCTCAACCAGTCTTAACCGACGCTGATATTGAAAAATTTAAACATCTGAAATCTAAAGGTTTTGATTACGCATTTATCAAAGCTGTTTTCCAAGCGGATAACCAACCTGGTCGATTGAAACAAGGTTTAGATGCCATCTGCCTCGAAGCTGAAAAAGCTACACTCGATGGCAAAAAAGTCTTGATCATTTCTGATAAAGGCATCGACAAAAACACTGCACCAATTCCGTCTTTACTGGCTACTGGTGCCATACATCAACATTTGGTTCGAAAAAACTTAAGAACACAAACAGGACTCGTTGTGGAATCTGGTGATACGCGAGAAACTCACCATTTTGCCACCTTAATTGGATATGGAGCAAGTGCCGTTAATCCTTATTTAGCCATTCGTTCAATTGAAAATTTACACGATAAAGGAAAACTTAAATCTGGTTTATCTAAAGAAAAAGCTATTGAGAATTATCAAAAGGCTATTGGTTATGGACTTCTTAAGATTTTATCTAAAATGGGTATCAGCATTCTGCAATCTTATCAAAGTGCACAGATTTTTGAAGCACTTGGATTACATTCAACTGTTATTGAAAAGTGTTTTACAGGCACCATTTCAAGAATAGACGGTATTGATTTTGACGGCTTAGCTAAGGAAGTTTTAGTTAGACACAGACACGCCTTTCCAACTCATAAACAAACCAATCAAAAATTAGAAGTTGGTGGTGTTTACCAATGGAAGCAACGCGGAGAAAAACATTTGTTTAATCCAGAAACCATTCATTTGCTTCAACACTCTACACGAACAGATGATTTTTCACTTTACAAAAAATTTGCTCATAAAATCAATGACCAACTCAAGGACAATTTGACCTTAAGGGGTTTGTTTGAATTTAAAAAAAGAACACCTATTCCCATAGCTGAAGTCGAACCCGCCGAAAACATTATGAAACGCTTTGCCACAGGTGCTATGTCTTTTGGTTCTATTTCGCATGAAGCCCATTCTACACTGGCCATTGCTATGAACCGTATTGGAGCAAAAAGCAACAGCGGTGAAGGTGGCGAAGATGAAGCCAGATTTGAAGTCAAGCCCAACGGCGATTGGGAGCGTTCTGCCATTAAGCAAGTCGCTTCAGGACGATTTGGCGTAACCAGTTATTATCTCGCCAATGCTGACGAACTTCAAATTAAAATGGCACAAGGCGCAAAACCTGGCGAAGGTGGACAGTCGCCAGGTCACAAAGTTGATGAATGGATTGGTCGGGTTAGACATTCCACACCAGGTGTAGGTTTGATTTCTCCACCACCGCATCACGATATTTATTCTATTGAAGATTTAGCTCAACTTATTTTTGATTTAAAAAATGCCAATCGACATGCTCGTGTGAATGTTAAATTGGTTTCACAAGCTGGTGTTGGCACAGTTGCCGCAGGCGTTTCTAAAGCCAACGCCGATGTCGTCTTGATTTCTGGTGCCGATGGCGGTACAGGAGCTTCTCCTTTAACTTCTATTAGACACGCGGGTTTACCTTGGGAATTAGGCTTATCTGAAGCACATCAAACCTTAGTTAAAAATAACCTGAGAAGTCGAATTACCGTTCAAGCCGATGGTCAAATTAGAACAGGAAGAGACCTCGCTATAGCAACCTTACTTGGCGCTGAAGAATGGGGAATTTCTACAGCGACTTTGGTAGTTGAAGGTTGTATTATGATGCGTAAATGCCATACCAATACTTGTCCGGTAGGCGTAGCTACTCAAAACCCAGAACTGCGTAAACTCTTTACAGGTAATCCTGACCATGTAGTAAATTATTTTAAATTTTTAGCTCAAGATTTAAGAGAAATCATGGCACAACTTGGCTTTAGGACCATCAATGATATGGTTGGTCATTCTGAAGTTATGAAAGTGAGAAAAGATGTACCGTTTTGGAAACTCAAAGATTTAGACTTAAGTCCAATTTTATATCAGGAACATATTCCAGAACAAATCGGGGTTTACAAACAAATTGAACAAGATTATGAAATGGATGAGGTTTTGGACTGGAAACTCTTAGAAAAAGCCAAGCCCGTTTTTGAAGATCTTCAACCTTTAAAAGCCGAATTTGATATCATCAATATCAATCGTTCCGTAGGTGCTATTTTATCTCATGAAGTTAGTAAGAAATTTAAAGCCAAAGGACTTGATGACGATACTTTACATTATAAATTTAGTGGATCTGCTGGTCAAAGTTTTGGCGCATTCTTGGCAAAAGGTATCACTTTTGAAGTTTCGAGTGAGTCTAATGACTACTTCGGAAAAGGCTTATCTGGCGGCAAACTCATTATTTATCCGCCTGAAAATTCCACCTTTAAAGCTGATGAAAATATTTTAATCGGCAATGTGGCATTTTATGGTGCAACTTCTGGTGAAGCATACATCAATGGCATGGCTGGTGAGCGTTTTGGCGTTCGAAACTCCGGTGTAAAAGCCGTTGTAGAAGGTGTTGGCGACCACGCATGCGAATATATGACAGGTGGTCGTATTGTGGTTTTAGGACAAACTGGACAAAACTTTGCCGCTGGAATGAGTGGCGGAATCGCTTATGTTTTAGACGATGATGACAGTTTCGAAAATAAATGTAATAAAGGATTGGTTGGATTAGAACAACCAAAAGATAAAGATTTTGAAGAGCTTAAGGAATTGATTAAAAATCATTATCAATTTACCAAGAGTGAAAAAGCAAAATATATTTTAGACCATTTTGAAAACTTTAAACTCAAATTTATTAAGGTTATACCACACGACTTCAAAAGAATTTTAGAATCAAAAAAGGAAAAGAGACAGGAAAAAATAGTAGCCTAA